A single region of the Rhizobium sp. NLR16a genome encodes:
- a CDS encoding sugar ABC transporter permease: MSTVATTDPVLTPRQATRVSLRGRLQDALPKIVLAPSFVITLIFVYGFIVWTAYLSFTNSKTFPSYALTGARAYQRLWRWTFESDPPSSWYTSITNMAIFGFLYVGICLALGLLLAILLDQKIRGEGLLRPIFLYPMALSFIVTGVAWKWFLDPGLGLEQTLHHFGWTSFHFDWIKNKDFVIYTVVIAGVWQASGFVMAMFLAGLRGIDGEIMKAAQIDGASPFQLYRRIVIPLLRPIFLSAFIVLAHMAIKSYDLVVALTSGGPGGSAWLPSNFMYEYTFKRNEMAVGSASAIIMLMTISAIIVPYLYSELKEKAR, from the coding sequence ATGAGCACAGTTGCGACCACCGATCCGGTTCTGACGCCGCGGCAAGCGACGCGGGTCTCACTCAGGGGCCGGCTGCAGGATGCGCTGCCGAAGATCGTGCTGGCGCCGAGCTTTGTCATCACGCTGATCTTCGTCTACGGCTTCATCGTCTGGACGGCCTATCTCTCCTTCACCAATTCCAAGACCTTCCCCTCCTATGCGTTGACCGGCGCGCGCGCTTATCAGCGGCTGTGGCGCTGGACCTTCGAGAGCGACCCGCCATCCTCCTGGTACACTTCGATCACCAACATGGCGATCTTCGGCTTCCTCTATGTCGGCATCTGTCTGGCACTCGGCCTGCTGCTGGCCATCCTGCTCGACCAGAAGATCCGCGGCGAGGGGCTGCTCAGGCCGATCTTCCTCTATCCGATGGCGCTTTCCTTCATCGTCACCGGGGTGGCCTGGAAGTGGTTCCTCGATCCCGGCCTCGGGCTGGAGCAGACGCTGCACCACTTCGGCTGGACGAGCTTCCACTTCGACTGGATCAAGAACAAGGACTTCGTCATCTACACCGTCGTCATCGCCGGTGTCTGGCAGGCGTCGGGCTTCGTCATGGCGATGTTCCTCGCGGGTCTTCGCGGCATCGACGGCGAGATCATGAAGGCGGCGCAGATCGACGGGGCGTCGCCCTTCCAGCTTTATCGGCGCATCGTCATTCCGCTGTTGCGGCCGATCTTCCTGTCGGCCTTCATCGTGCTCGCCCATATGGCGATCAAGTCCTACGACCTGGTGGTGGCGCTGACCTCGGGCGGGCCGGGCGGCTCGGCCTGGCTGCCGTCGAACTTCATGTATGAATATACCTTCAAGCGCAACGAGATGGCCGTCGGCTCGGCCAGCGCCATCATCATGCTGATGACAATCTCGGCGATCATCGTTCCCTATCTCTATTCCGAACTGAAGGAGAAGGCCCGATGA
- a CDS encoding PAS-domain containing protein: MPHSFEAILENLPQGIVLLDSADTVTAFNSRALDILGLSDGTLRRGMNIDGLPGTADCRAAACSRLTTGRPHTSQFALANGRMISLTCAPSRAGSWILSYEDISAHIRVEDNLREQHRRFDAALSNMPHGLCMFDATKKLILCNASYARMYDLPDFLTRPGTSLVDILAYRSQQGNGPADTATYFDVVFEATALGAPASQNIALTDGRIIKITHNPMQNGGYVATHEDVTKTVRLAEALRRHHDQLEVTVQNRTAEVERQARELERMLAQERSVNELQRQFVAMASHEFRTPLAIIDAAAQRLLRKGGAVEPEFLNDKVEQIRASVSRIVDLMESILTAGRLDTGKIDISYDACAVGTLIRTCCERQSAISKTHGFVLDIDGLPEFIDADPRSLSQVFTNLLSNAVKYAPGTSEIRVTAWEETGNIKVSISDDGVGIDAEDVPRLFQRYFRARTSTGIAGTGIGLNLVKQIIELHRGSIEVRSARGCGSTFTVTLPIKRAADILASNDVA; encoded by the coding sequence ATGCCGCATTCGTTTGAAGCCATTCTGGAGAACCTGCCGCAGGGCATTGTTCTCCTTGATTCTGCCGATACGGTGACGGCTTTCAATTCCCGTGCGCTTGATATTCTCGGCCTTTCCGATGGCACTCTGCGCAGAGGAATGAATATCGACGGCCTGCCCGGCACCGCCGACTGCCGTGCAGCGGCTTGTTCACGGTTGACTACCGGCAGGCCGCACACCTCGCAGTTTGCACTGGCCAACGGACGGATGATCTCATTGACCTGCGCCCCGTCGAGAGCGGGAAGCTGGATCCTCAGCTATGAAGACATCTCGGCCCATATCCGCGTAGAAGACAATCTGAGGGAACAGCATCGCCGGTTCGACGCAGCTCTCAGCAATATGCCGCATGGGCTGTGCATGTTCGACGCGACGAAGAAGCTGATATTGTGCAACGCATCCTATGCACGGATGTACGATCTGCCGGATTTTTTGACTCGGCCCGGAACGTCGCTGGTGGACATCCTCGCCTATCGAAGCCAGCAGGGAAATGGTCCGGCCGACACCGCCACCTATTTTGACGTCGTCTTCGAAGCGACGGCACTCGGCGCACCGGCGAGCCAGAACATCGCGCTCACCGACGGGCGCATCATCAAAATCACCCACAATCCGATGCAGAACGGCGGATACGTGGCGACACACGAGGACGTCACGAAGACCGTGCGGCTCGCGGAAGCGCTGCGCCGCCATCACGATCAGCTCGAAGTTACTGTGCAAAACCGAACGGCGGAGGTCGAACGGCAGGCGCGCGAGCTTGAGCGGATGCTCGCCCAGGAGCGGAGCGTCAACGAATTGCAGCGGCAGTTCGTGGCGATGGCATCACATGAGTTCCGCACCCCGCTTGCAATCATCGATGCTGCCGCTCAGCGGCTGCTCCGGAAAGGGGGCGCGGTCGAGCCCGAATTTCTCAACGACAAGGTCGAACAGATCCGTGCATCGGTGAGCCGGATCGTCGATCTCATGGAGAGCATCCTGACGGCCGGACGCCTCGATACCGGCAAGATCGATATCAGTTATGACGCCTGCGCCGTGGGAACGTTGATCAGAACCTGCTGCGAGCGGCAGTCGGCGATCTCGAAGACGCACGGCTTCGTGCTCGACATAGACGGGCTGCCGGAATTCATCGATGCCGATCCCCGCAGCTTAAGCCAGGTCTTTACCAATCTGCTCTCGAATGCGGTGAAATATGCGCCAGGAACCTCCGAAATTCGTGTTACGGCATGGGAGGAGACGGGCAATATCAAGGTTTCGATCAGCGACGATGGCGTGGGGATCGATGCTGAAGACGTGCCCCGGCTGTTTCAACGCTATTTCCGCGCGCGGACCTCGACCGGGATTGCCGGAACCGGTATCGGCCTCAATCTTGTCAAGCAGATCATCGAACTGCATCGAGGCTCGATAGAGGTGCGAAGTGCAAGAGGGTGCGGATCCACCTTCACCGTCACTCTTCCCATCAAGAGAGCCGCTGACATTCTGGCGAGCAACGACGTTGCCTGA
- a CDS encoding carboxymuconolactone decarboxylase family protein has protein sequence MAFIHTPDASASERTTSMYASAEANYGYLPNMYRAFGHRPEVMESWAGLLSSIRGHMSLRRYELVTLAAAKELKSSYCMLAHGSVLLREGFTSEGLTAVVNETERAPIDAGERAIMAFAAKVARDATSITQHDIDGLKKHGLSDAEIFDVTAATAARCFFSKMLDALGAAPDHAYIERLEPNVRKALSVGREVERPLAPSPSGGTSQ, from the coding sequence ATGGCTTTCATTCACACCCCGGATGCATCCGCCAGCGAGAGGACGACGTCGATGTACGCGTCGGCCGAGGCGAATTATGGTTATCTGCCGAACATGTATCGTGCCTTCGGCCACCGGCCGGAGGTGATGGAGAGCTGGGCGGGGCTGCTTTCGAGCATTCGCGGCCATATGAGCCTCAGGCGCTACGAATTGGTGACGCTGGCGGCGGCCAAGGAGCTTAAATCCTCTTATTGCATGCTGGCGCACGGCTCGGTGCTGCTGCGCGAGGGATTTACCAGCGAGGGACTGACGGCAGTTGTCAACGAGACCGAAAGGGCACCAATCGATGCCGGCGAGCGTGCGATCATGGCCTTTGCGGCCAAGGTGGCGCGCGATGCGACATCGATCACGCAGCACGATATAGACGGGTTGAAGAAACACGGGCTGAGTGACGCCGAAATTTTCGACGTCACGGCCGCCACAGCGGCCCGCTGTTTTTTCTCGAAAATGCTGGATGCGCTCGGCGCTGCGCCCGACCACGCCTATATCGAGCGGCTGGAGCCGAATGTGCGAAAGGCGCTCAGTGTCGGCCGGGAAGTCGAGCGGCCCCTGGCGCCTTCACCCTCGGGCGGCACATCGCAATGA
- a CDS encoding acyl CoA:acetate/3-ketoacid CoA transferase, with amino-acid sequence MKKHLTPAEAAALIPDGAVVTVSSSSGLGCPDLMLKAIGERFEATGHPSHITTLHPIAAGDMSGIKGVDHIARKGLLKRIIGGSYPSGPSSAEPPLIWQMITNNEIPAYNIPSGILFDIHREAAAKRPGVLTKVGIDTFVDPERQGCAMNALASGDPVVRRVSFEGDDWLFFPAIVPQVAIIRATTADERGNLTYEHEGAYLGGLDQALAARNNGGIVIAQVKRITNEGSLKPHDVRVPGMLVDYVIVDPDQKQTTQTGYDPAISGEIFRPLDSFRVPEFNVQKVIARRVAQELEAGSCVNLGFGISANVPRILLEEGLHGAVTWVIEQGAVGGVPLLDFAFGCASNADAYMPSPYQFTYFQGAGFDASLLSFLEIGKDGSVNVSKLSFRPHVTAGAGGFVDITARAKKIVFSGMFNAGAKLSIADGALLIEKEGKLKKLVNVVEHVTFSGRRAIEQGQDITYVTERCVMKLTPEGIVLTEIAPGVDLQTQILEQSEFRLIVAPDLKVMDAALFREAEIGLSLPARRARALEGSFNG; translated from the coding sequence ATGAAGAAGCATCTCACACCAGCCGAAGCGGCCGCGCTGATCCCGGATGGCGCCGTCGTTACGGTGTCGTCGTCGAGCGGTCTAGGTTGCCCCGACCTGATGCTGAAGGCGATCGGCGAGCGTTTCGAAGCGACCGGTCATCCTAGTCACATTACCACCCTTCACCCAATTGCCGCCGGCGATATGAGCGGCATCAAGGGCGTCGACCATATCGCGAGGAAAGGTCTGCTCAAGCGCATCATCGGCGGTTCCTATCCCTCGGGACCGTCCTCGGCCGAGCCGCCGTTGATCTGGCAAATGATCACCAATAATGAGATCCCGGCCTATAATATTCCCTCCGGCATCCTGTTCGACATCCATCGCGAGGCCGCCGCCAAGCGACCTGGTGTCTTGACCAAGGTCGGCATCGACACCTTCGTCGATCCCGAGCGGCAGGGCTGCGCAATGAACGCCCTCGCTTCGGGCGATCCGGTGGTCAGGCGCGTCAGCTTCGAGGGCGACGACTGGCTGTTCTTCCCCGCGATCGTCCCGCAGGTCGCGATCATTCGCGCGACGACAGCCGATGAGCGCGGCAATCTCACCTATGAACATGAAGGCGCCTATCTCGGCGGCCTCGATCAGGCGCTTGCCGCCCGCAATAATGGCGGCATCGTCATCGCGCAGGTCAAGCGTATCACCAATGAAGGCTCTCTGAAGCCCCATGACGTCCGCGTGCCGGGAATGCTGGTCGACTATGTGATCGTTGATCCCGATCAGAAGCAGACGACGCAGACTGGGTACGACCCAGCAATATCAGGCGAGATCTTCCGCCCGCTCGATAGCTTCCGCGTTCCGGAGTTCAATGTCCAGAAGGTCATCGCGCGCCGCGTCGCGCAGGAATTAGAGGCGGGAAGCTGCGTTAATCTCGGCTTCGGAATATCGGCCAACGTGCCACGGATTCTGCTGGAGGAGGGGCTGCACGGCGCTGTCACCTGGGTGATCGAGCAGGGCGCGGTCGGCGGTGTGCCGCTGCTCGACTTCGCCTTCGGTTGTGCCTCCAATGCCGATGCCTATATGCCGTCTCCCTATCAGTTCACCTATTTCCAGGGCGCTGGTTTCGATGCGTCGCTGTTGTCCTTCCTCGAAATCGGAAAGGACGGATCGGTCAACGTCTCGAAGCTGTCGTTCCGGCCGCATGTCACCGCCGGCGCTGGGGGCTTCGTCGACATCACGGCGCGGGCGAAGAAGATAGTCTTCTCCGGCATGTTCAACGCCGGTGCGAAGCTTTCGATCGCCGACGGAGCTCTCCTCATCGAAAAGGAAGGCAAGCTGAAGAAGCTGGTGAACGTGGTCGAACACGTCACCTTCAGCGGCAGGCGCGCAATCGAGCAGGGTCAGGATATCACCTATGTCACCGAGCGGTGCGTCATGAAGCTGACGCCTGAGGGCATCGTGTTGACCGAGATCGCGCCCGGCGTCGATCTGCAAACCCAGATCCTCGAGCAGTCCGAATTCCGACTGATCGTCGCGCCCGACCTGAAGGTGATGGACGCCGCACTGTTCCGGGAGGCTGAGATCGGACTCTCGCTTCCGGCAAGGAGGGCGCGGGCGCTGGAGGGCTCCTTCAATGGCTAG
- a CDS encoding enoyl-CoA hydratase/isomerase family protein: MASGSVRIDIDGHVATLTISRPEKLNALDLDMLKALAEAADAVEANPNVRAAVLTGEGKGFSAGGDIKAWGGMLPQEFGHAWVRHGHRIFDRLATLRVPLVAALNGHALGGGLELAGVADIRIAEEHIKIGLPETGLGMVPGWSGTQRLVRRFGAQAVRRMALGGEIFTAEEARLLGIVDAVVPTGNALAAARDYAERIAARGPAAIEIVKLMIASANGEDNGTAVEALGSILAAKTGDLKEGVASFSEKRPAKFKGEW, encoded by the coding sequence ATGGCTAGTGGATCGGTCAGGATCGATATCGATGGCCATGTCGCGACGCTGACGATCTCCCGGCCGGAGAAGCTGAACGCGCTCGATCTCGATATGCTGAAAGCCTTGGCGGAGGCGGCCGACGCGGTGGAGGCGAACCCGAATGTGCGCGCTGCCGTTCTCACCGGCGAAGGAAAGGGCTTTTCCGCCGGAGGCGACATCAAGGCCTGGGGCGGAATGCTGCCTCAGGAGTTCGGCCACGCCTGGGTGCGGCACGGCCACCGCATATTCGATAGACTGGCGACGCTCAGGGTGCCGCTGGTCGCGGCCCTCAATGGCCACGCCCTCGGAGGCGGGCTCGAACTGGCCGGCGTTGCCGATATTCGCATCGCAGAGGAACACATCAAGATCGGCCTGCCGGAGACCGGCCTCGGAATGGTGCCGGGCTGGTCCGGCACCCAGCGTCTCGTGCGCCGGTTTGGCGCGCAGGCCGTCCGGCGCATGGCGCTCGGCGGCGAGATTTTTACCGCCGAGGAGGCGCGTCTGCTCGGGATCGTCGACGCGGTGGTTCCGACGGGAAACGCGCTGGCGGCTGCCAGGGACTATGCCGAGCGGATTGCCGCACGGGGACCGGCCGCTATCGAGATCGTCAAGCTGATGATCGCATCGGCGAACGGTGAAGACAATGGAACCGCGGTCGAAGCCCTAGGCTCGATCCTCGCCGCCAAGACCGGCGATCTGAAGGAGGGCGTTGCGTCGTTCAGCGAAAAGCGCCCGGCAAAATTCAAGGGAGAATGGTAA
- a CDS encoding LacI family DNA-binding transcriptional regulator, with amino-acid sequence MTKARVTVIDIAKAAGVSKSTVSLVLQGSSLVNEATRAKVNAVMRELGYVYNRGAANLRQAGSKSRIIGVVVNDLTNSFFAELAVGVDMVVQSAGFVQFLSNTGESIDRQREVVASMREHGISGLIVSPARATDAADFKPLVSAGIPVVVVVRNLPGAKVSSIVSDNRAGMMAAVQHLVGLGHKRIAFLGGFPDTAVFDDRLSGYRSGIEAAGLGYDEALVISSAPSRAGGVEAIGRAIALGDRPTAAVCFNDAVAFGVCDGLRSRRLEPGADFAVVGFDDVIEAQAAVPALTTVSVDPQGIGRRGAQMLLKQINAGKAEAETVTTAVRLVVRESCGAGTAAPIRAGRAGN; translated from the coding sequence GTGACAAAGGCGCGGGTGACCGTCATCGACATTGCGAAGGCCGCCGGCGTCTCCAAGTCGACGGTGTCGCTCGTGCTTCAGGGCTCCTCCCTGGTCAATGAGGCGACGCGTGCCAAGGTCAATGCCGTGATGCGCGAGCTCGGATACGTCTATAATCGCGGCGCAGCCAATCTTCGGCAGGCCGGTTCCAAATCGAGGATCATCGGAGTTGTCGTGAACGATCTGACGAACAGCTTCTTTGCGGAGTTGGCGGTCGGCGTCGATATGGTCGTTCAGTCGGCCGGTTTCGTGCAGTTCCTGTCGAACACCGGCGAGAGCATCGACAGGCAGCGCGAGGTTGTCGCATCGATGCGCGAACATGGCATTTCGGGCCTGATCGTCTCGCCGGCGCGCGCCACCGATGCCGCCGACTTCAAGCCGCTGGTCTCGGCAGGCATTCCCGTCGTGGTTGTCGTCCGAAACCTGCCTGGCGCCAAGGTCTCGTCGATAGTCTCCGACAACCGGGCCGGCATGATGGCCGCCGTTCAGCATCTGGTGGGTCTCGGTCATAAGCGCATCGCATTTCTCGGCGGCTTTCCCGACACCGCTGTCTTCGACGATCGCCTTTCCGGTTACCGCAGCGGAATAGAGGCGGCCGGGCTCGGATACGACGAGGCACTCGTGATCTCGTCCGCGCCGTCGCGAGCGGGCGGCGTGGAGGCGATCGGAAGAGCGATCGCTCTTGGCGACCGGCCCACTGCGGCCGTCTGCTTCAACGATGCCGTCGCCTTCGGAGTCTGCGACGGATTGCGTTCGCGCCGTCTGGAGCCTGGCGCCGACTTCGCCGTCGTGGGTTTCGACGACGTCATCGAGGCTCAGGCGGCGGTTCCCGCGCTAACGACGGTCTCGGTCGATCCGCAGGGCATCGGGCGTCGCGGCGCACAGATGCTCCTCAAGCAGATCAATGCGGGCAAGGCCGAAGCGGAGACGGTGACGACAGCCGTTCGGCTCGTCGTCCGCGAAAGTTGCGGAGCCGGCACAGCCGCGCCGATAAGGGCCGGCAGAGCGGGAAATTGA
- a CDS encoding alpha/beta hydrolase, translating into MAALILSAPLALGEEIGPQSQSSRAQVEKLLGLWKEHFAGADSLQERRAAFARLMETMPGPTRIQVRQVDADGVDGELMWPARLHHPIGKRVILYIHGGGFSGGSIRTHGLFAGSLAKAASSDVLLINYRLMPEYTYPAQINDALTAYRWLLDNGYSNENVVVAGDGAGGNIALEAVLRQKQAAKPLPAAVIALSPITDLAATGGSMTANAGSDPLVDKALIETLRKTYLGSRPATDPQASPLYADMTGFPPLLLQVGSGEALLDDTLRLADKARGQGVDVTTEVWPGMPHQWQLFPAILDDADRSSQTIAEFAIRHFAEKPEE; encoded by the coding sequence ATCGCCGCGCTGATCCTATCGGCACCGCTGGCGCTGGGAGAAGAAATCGGGCCGCAAAGCCAGTCCTCGCGTGCGCAGGTCGAAAAACTGCTCGGCCTGTGGAAGGAGCACTTTGCCGGCGCCGACAGCCTGCAAGAGCGCAGGGCTGCTTTCGCCAGGCTGATGGAAACGATGCCGGGGCCGACGCGCATCCAGGTCCGGCAGGTCGATGCCGACGGCGTGGATGGCGAGCTGATGTGGCCCGCCCGGCTCCATCACCCGATCGGCAAAAGGGTGATTCTCTACATCCATGGCGGCGGCTTTTCCGGTGGTTCCATCCGTACGCACGGCTTGTTCGCCGGTTCGCTCGCCAAGGCCGCATCCAGCGACGTGCTTCTGATCAATTATCGGCTGATGCCGGAATATACCTATCCCGCCCAGATCAACGACGCGCTGACGGCCTATCGCTGGCTTCTTGATAACGGTTATAGCAACGAGAACGTCGTCGTGGCAGGAGACGGCGCTGGCGGCAACATTGCGCTCGAGGCGGTGCTGCGGCAGAAGCAGGCGGCCAAACCCTTGCCGGCGGCCGTGATTGCGCTGAGCCCGATCACCGATCTTGCCGCGACGGGCGGATCGATGACGGCGAATGCCGGCAGCGACCCGCTGGTCGATAAGGCGTTGATCGAGACTTTGCGCAAGACCTATCTCGGCAGCCGGCCTGCCACCGATCCTCAGGCATCACCGCTTTATGCCGACATGACCGGATTCCCGCCGCTATTGTTGCAGGTCGGTTCCGGCGAAGCCCTGCTTGATGACACGCTGCGCCTCGCTGACAAAGCGCGCGGGCAGGGCGTGGATGTCACCACCGAGGTCTGGCCGGGCATGCCGCATCAGTGGCAGCTGTTTCCCGCGATACTCGACGATGCCGATCGCTCGAGTCAGACTATTGCCGAGTTTGCGATTCGGCATTTTGCCGAAAAACCGGAAGAGTAG
- a CDS encoding ABC transporter substrate-binding protein, with amino-acid sequence MRKFLTMTAVIALAVAGAGVSARAADVKEVQMLHWWTSGGEAAALNVLKQDLSKEGFAWKDVPVAGGGGDAAMTALKAMVAAGTYPTASQMLGYTVLDYAQAGVMGDLTETAKKEGWDKSVPAALQKFSVYDGKWVAAPVNVHSVNWLWINKAVMDKIGGTQPKSFDDLIALLDKAKAAGVIPLALGGQNWQEATMFDSIVLSTGGPEFYKKAFNDLDEASLKSDTMKKSFDNLAKIVKYVDPNFSGRDWNLATAMVIKGDALVQVMGDWAKGEFVAAKKTPDKDFLCYRFPGTEGSVIYNSDMFGMFNVPDDRKAAQVALATATLSKSFQSAFNVVKGSVPARTDVPDTDFDACGKKGIADLKAANEGGTLFGSLAQGYGAPPAIANAYKDVVSKFVHGQIKSSDEAVTQLVQAIDDAR; translated from the coding sequence ATGCGTAAGTTTCTGACAATGACTGCCGTGATCGCACTGGCCGTGGCCGGCGCCGGCGTCTCCGCACGCGCTGCCGACGTGAAGGAAGTGCAGATGCTGCACTGGTGGACGTCGGGGGGCGAGGCAGCGGCTTTGAACGTCCTGAAGCAGGATCTATCGAAGGAAGGTTTTGCCTGGAAGGACGTCCCGGTTGCCGGCGGCGGTGGTGATGCGGCGATGACGGCGCTGAAGGCGATGGTGGCGGCGGGCACCTATCCGACGGCCTCGCAGATGCTGGGGTACACCGTGCTCGATTATGCCCAGGCCGGCGTGATGGGTGACCTGACGGAGACGGCCAAGAAGGAAGGCTGGGACAAGTCGGTGCCGGCGGCATTGCAGAAGTTCTCCGTCTATGACGGCAAGTGGGTCGCAGCCCCGGTCAACGTCCATTCGGTCAACTGGCTGTGGATCAACAAGGCTGTCATGGACAAGATCGGCGGCACCCAGCCGAAGAGCTTCGACGACCTGATCGCGCTGCTCGACAAGGCCAAGGCTGCCGGTGTCATCCCGTTGGCGCTCGGCGGCCAGAACTGGCAGGAGGCGACGATGTTCGATTCCATCGTGCTGTCGACCGGTGGGCCGGAGTTCTACAAGAAGGCCTTCAACGACCTCGACGAGGCGTCGCTGAAGTCGGACACGATGAAGAAGTCCTTCGACAACCTCGCCAAGATCGTCAAATATGTCGATCCGAACTTCTCCGGCCGCGACTGGAACCTGGCGACCGCGATGGTCATCAAGGGTGACGCGCTGGTGCAGGTGATGGGCGACTGGGCCAAGGGCGAATTCGTCGCCGCCAAGAAGACGCCGGATAAAGACTTCCTCTGCTACCGCTTCCCCGGCACCGAAGGCAGCGTGATCTACAACTCCGACATGTTCGGCATGTTCAACGTTCCCGACGACCGCAAGGCGGCGCAGGTGGCATTGGCGACGGCGACGCTGTCGAAGAGCTTCCAGTCGGCCTTCAATGTCGTCAAGGGTTCGGTTCCGGCCCGCACCGACGTTCCCGACACCGACTTCGACGCCTGCGGCAAGAAGGGCATCGCCGATCTGAAGGCCGCCAACGAGGGCGGCACGCTGTTCGGTTCGCTCGCCCAGGGCTATGGCGCGCCTCCGGCAATCGCCAATGCCTATAAGGACGTCGTCTCGAAGTTCGTCCACGGCCAGATCAAGAGCTCGGACGAAGCCGTGACCCAGCTCGTCCAGGCGATCGACGACGCCCGCTGA
- a CDS encoding aldehyde dehydrogenase family protein, whose protein sequence is MTVLVNPTALSNDKARDFKMLIDGKWEAGAADPIARVAPSHGVVVSRFPAGSRSDAERAIAAARKAFDLGPWPRMTASERSAILLRAADLIAARAEELAFLDAIEAGKPITQVQGEIAGSVDIWRYAAALARDLHGESYNTLGDGTLGVVLREAIGVVSIITPWNFPFLIVGQKLPFALAAGCTTVVKPSELTSGSTLVLGEILQQAGIPEGVVNIVTGTGPEVGAVMTSHPDVDMVSFTGSTGVGKLTMANAAQTLKKVSLELGGKNPQIVFPDADLDAFIDAAVFGAYFNAGECCNAGSRLILHKSIAADAVRRIAELSKAVKVGDPLDPSTQVGAIITPQHLEKISGYVAGARSSGARIAHGGERLDLGMGQFMSPTILEAVTPDMAVAREEVFGPVLSVLTFETTAEAIRIANSIDYGLSAGVWSRDFDTCLTIGRSVRAGTVWMNTFMDGASELPFGGYKQSGLGRELGRHAVEDYTETKTLNMHIGKRTNWWMPRT, encoded by the coding sequence ATGACGGTTCTCGTCAATCCGACCGCGCTTAGCAATGACAAAGCTCGCGATTTCAAGATGCTGATTGACGGCAAATGGGAAGCCGGCGCCGCCGATCCGATCGCGCGCGTCGCGCCGAGCCATGGTGTGGTGGTCAGCCGTTTCCCGGCCGGCAGCAGGAGCGATGCCGAACGCGCCATCGCCGCCGCCCGCAAGGCCTTCGATCTCGGGCCATGGCCGCGAATGACCGCTTCCGAGCGGTCGGCCATTCTGCTCAGGGCTGCCGATCTGATCGCGGCGCGTGCGGAAGAACTGGCATTTCTCGATGCCATCGAGGCGGGGAAACCCATCACCCAGGTTCAGGGCGAGATCGCGGGCTCCGTCGACATATGGCGCTATGCGGCGGCTCTTGCTCGCGACCTTCACGGCGAAAGCTACAACACGCTTGGGGACGGCACGCTCGGCGTCGTCCTGCGCGAGGCGATCGGCGTGGTGTCGATCATCACGCCCTGGAATTTCCCGTTCCTGATCGTCGGACAGAAGCTGCCCTTCGCCCTTGCCGCAGGCTGCACCACCGTCGTCAAGCCCTCTGAACTGACATCGGGATCGACGCTCGTGCTCGGAGAAATCCTGCAGCAAGCAGGCATTCCCGAGGGTGTCGTCAATATTGTCACCGGTACGGGACCTGAGGTCGGCGCGGTCATGACGTCTCATCCCGACGTCGATATGGTCTCCTTCACCGGCTCGACGGGCGTGGGAAAATTGACCATGGCGAATGCTGCGCAGACGCTGAAGAAGGTCTCACTGGAACTGGGCGGCAAGAACCCGCAGATCGTCTTCCCGGATGCCGATCTCGACGCCTTCATCGATGCCGCGGTCTTCGGTGCCTATTTCAATGCCGGCGAGTGCTGCAATGCTGGCTCGCGGCTGATCCTTCACAAGTCGATCGCTGCCGATGCCGTCAGGCGGATTGCCGAGTTGTCGAAGGCGGTCAAGGTCGGCGATCCCCTCGATCCCTCGACGCAGGTCGGCGCGATCATAACGCCGCAGCATCTGGAGAAGATCTCGGGCTATGTCGCCGGCGCCAGGAGCAGCGGCGCTCGGATCGCGCATGGCGGCGAGAGGCTCGACCTCGGCATGGGGCAGTTCATGTCGCCGACGATCCTCGAAGCGGTCACGCCTGACATGGCGGTGGCGCGCGAAGAGGTCTTTGGCCCGGTCCTCTCGGTTCTCACGTTCGAAACGACTGCCGAAGCAATCAGGATCGCGAATTCCATCGATTACGGCCTCTCGGCCGGTGTCTGGAGCCGCGATTTCGATACCTGCCTGACCATCGGTCGGTCAGTGCGGGCGGGCACGGTCTGGATGAACACCTTCATGGACGGCGCCTCGGAACTGCCCTTCGGCGGCTACAAGCAGAGCGGCCTTGGCCGTGAGCTCGGCCGCCACGCGGTCGAGGACTATACGGAGACCAAGACGCTGAACATGCATATCGGCAAGCGCACCAACTGGTGGATGCCGCGAACCTGA